The Gimibacter soli genome includes a region encoding these proteins:
- a CDS encoding septal ring lytic transglycosylase RlpA family protein has translation MTKDGRKIGNPYQVAGVWYYPKDDPSYDETGYASWYGTEFHGKKTANGEVFDMNTLSAAHKTLPLPSYVKVTNLENNRTMVIRVNDRGPFVSGRIIDISRRGAQLLGFHAQGLTKVRVQVSDEYGNPLSAGRALSEGPREAAPAQVASNDVLVEESLDAPAGEPLPVAPVAAPPVRTSAPVVASSASGGHYVQIGAFSDRSGAEAQARKLESIGEQAEIEPVESGGRRLWRVRIGPFSLKNVADSVLSKVVSNGFFDARVMSR, from the coding sequence ATGACCAAGGATGGTCGCAAGATCGGCAATCCCTATCAGGTGGCGGGCGTCTGGTACTATCCGAAGGACGACCCGAGCTACGATGAAACCGGTTATGCCTCCTGGTATGGCACCGAGTTCCACGGCAAGAAGACCGCGAACGGCGAAGTCTTCGATATGAACACCCTGTCGGCAGCTCACAAGACGCTGCCGCTGCCGTCCTATGTGAAGGTCACGAACCTCGAGAACAACCGCACCATGGTCATTCGGGTGAATGATCGGGGACCGTTCGTTTCCGGACGTATCATCGATATTTCGCGGCGCGGGGCCCAGCTTCTCGGCTTCCACGCACAGGGCCTGACCAAGGTTCGGGTGCAGGTGAGCGACGAATATGGCAATCCGCTGTCGGCTGGCCGGGCGCTGAGTGAAGGCCCGCGGGAGGCTGCACCGGCACAGGTCGCCTCGAACGATGTTCTGGTGGAAGAAAGCCTTGATGCGCCGGCGGGCGAACCCTTGCCTGTGGCACCTGTGGCCGCGCCGCCGGTGCGGACATCGGCACCGGTTGTGGCATCGTCAGCCTCTGGCGGTCACTATGTGCAGATCGGGGCCTTTTCGGATCGCTCCGGCGCCGAGGCGCAGGCCCGCAAACTCGAATCAATCGGCGAGCAGGCAGAGATCGAGCCCGTGGAATCCGGTGGTCGCCGCTTGTGGCGTGTGCGGATCGGGCCTTTCTCGCTGAAAAATGTCGCGGATAGCGTGCTTTCGAAGGTCGTTTCCAACGGCTTTTTTGACGCGCGCGTGATGAGCCGCTAA
- the queA gene encoding tRNA preQ1(34) S-adenosylmethionine ribosyltransferase-isomerase QueA, with amino-acid sequence MDVNLFDFDLPDDRIALRPAKPRHAARLMVVKPDATEHRQVIDLADYLTADDILVFNDTRVIPGRLFGKRGDAKVEVTLHKRVDTTVWDVFARPARKCRLGDKLDFAGLIAEVISVGDAGERRLAFEVAPDAMTDALTSHGVMPLPPYIAAQRPVDDADLEDYQTLYADRAGAVAAPTAGLHFTPELMAKLDAKGVERVFVTLHVGAGTFLPVKADDTDDHKMHAEWGEVSAETAARLNAARARGGRIVAVGTTSLRLLESATGDDGIVKPFEGDTAIFITPGYRFKAIDLLMTNFHLPKSTLFMLVSALAGLDRMQAAYKAAVDEGYRFYSYGDSSLLFPKRDKT; translated from the coding sequence ATGGACGTAAACCTTTTTGATTTTGACCTGCCCGATGACCGGATCGCGCTTCGCCCCGCGAAGCCGCGCCATGCTGCACGCCTGATGGTGGTGAAGCCGGACGCGACCGAGCACCGGCAGGTCATCGATCTTGCCGACTATCTGACGGCAGATGATATTCTTGTGTTCAACGATACCCGCGTAATCCCCGGCCGCCTGTTCGGCAAACGGGGTGATGCCAAGGTGGAAGTAACGTTGCACAAACGTGTAGACACCACCGTTTGGGATGTGTTCGCCCGGCCCGCGCGCAAATGCCGGCTTGGCGACAAGCTCGATTTTGCGGGCCTCATTGCCGAAGTCATTTCGGTGGGAGACGCCGGTGAACGACGCCTCGCTTTCGAAGTGGCGCCGGACGCGATGACCGACGCGCTGACAAGCCATGGTGTGATGCCGCTGCCGCCCTATATCGCCGCGCAGCGCCCGGTAGACGACGCGGACCTCGAAGACTATCAGACGCTTTATGCGGACCGCGCCGGGGCCGTGGCAGCGCCAACTGCCGGCCTGCATTTCACGCCGGAGCTGATGGCAAAGCTTGATGCCAAGGGTGTGGAGCGGGTGTTTGTCACCTTGCATGTGGGGGCAGGCACCTTCCTGCCGGTGAAGGCTGACGACACCGACGATCACAAGATGCACGCCGAATGGGGCGAGGTGAGCGCCGAGACAGCCGCACGCCTCAATGCAGCGCGAGCGCGCGGCGGGCGTATTGTGGCGGTTGGCACCACGTCGCTCCGGCTTCTCGAAAGTGCGACGGGCGATGATGGCATCGTGAAGCCGTTTGAGGGCGATACGGCAATCTTCATCACACCCGGCTATCGTTTCAAGGCGATTGACCTGTTGATGACCAATTTCCATCTGCCGAAATCGACGCTTTTCATGCTGGTAAGCGCGCTTGCTGGGCTTGACCGTATGCAGGCGGCCTACAAGGCGGCGGTGGACGAAGGCTACCGCTTCTATTCCTACGGCGACAGCAGCCTCCTTTTCCCGAAGCGAGACAAGACATGA
- a CDS encoding alpha/beta hydrolase, which translates to MNFIKALSVLAFTAALTGAVAAQNAVADDIPLCGPDTLDTGGPARCRAPNSDATDILIIRPGTPATPARLPLVYIFGGPGLYPDRQFPRMQALANRWQRTLLVAVPPGLDSRVNPALVCAGEIAPRLWEAANTPEAAEPMTSDPATPLAACLGHIGRQSNSTTALSTATAAARLAAALAALDAGKVDILAESYGARIALDVAARRPDLVHSLALDSPETPWVPAFWHSGQNLMAALDRLEDACGYRRKCPTRGRRMAEKLMTRLAAFNQASAPAMRLRDQTSGEVLGYVRPARAHLELRLISALASPVEAGHLPYIAASRSDADLQRRFARLVSGYVLDDTPALSFAVHHIVRCSEWPMTRWYKALDADAATYPTLRPMLAYLKARQQHICTALGVTPPDSIDRLSAPLIPTFVLSGTLDPVTPANSVENAFSGDPMVQRRLYENAGHVVQLAADCVLDDIDAFFQNPKGQAPSSCKRDNLQIPFFQPISVR; encoded by the coding sequence ATGAATTTCATCAAGGCCTTGTCTGTGCTTGCCTTTACTGCTGCTCTCACCGGCGCAGTAGCAGCACAAAATGCTGTTGCAGATGACATTCCACTTTGTGGGCCCGACACGCTCGACACTGGCGGCCCGGCCCGGTGTCGTGCCCCGAATTCCGATGCAACGGATATCCTCATCATTCGCCCCGGCACCCCCGCCACACCAGCGCGCCTCCCGCTTGTTTATATTTTTGGTGGTCCGGGCCTGTATCCCGATCGGCAGTTTCCTCGCATGCAGGCGCTCGCGAACCGCTGGCAGCGGACCTTGCTCGTGGCGGTGCCACCCGGCCTCGATAGCCGTGTGAATCCGGCCCTTGTTTGTGCCGGTGAGATCGCCCCACGGCTTTGGGAAGCTGCAAATACGCCAGAGGCAGCCGAGCCCATGACGAGTGATCCAGCAACGCCTCTGGCAGCCTGTCTTGGTCACATCGGACGGCAAAGTAACAGCACCACCGCGCTCAGTACCGCCACCGCAGCAGCGCGGCTTGCAGCGGCACTGGCGGCGTTGGACGCAGGCAAGGTGGATATCCTGGCAGAATCATATGGCGCACGGATCGCGCTTGATGTAGCGGCGCGCCGGCCTGATCTCGTGCACAGCCTTGCCCTTGATTCCCCCGAAACGCCATGGGTGCCGGCCTTCTGGCATAGCGGGCAGAATCTGATGGCCGCTCTCGACCGGCTCGAAGACGCGTGCGGCTACCGAAGGAAATGTCCTACGCGGGGCCGACGCATGGCAGAAAAGCTGATGACACGGCTCGCGGCTTTCAATCAGGCATCAGCGCCCGCCATGCGGCTGCGCGACCAGACTTCCGGCGAAGTGCTTGGATATGTACGGCCCGCGCGAGCCCACCTTGAACTACGGCTCATCTCCGCGCTTGCAAGCCCCGTGGAAGCCGGACACCTGCCCTATATCGCCGCGTCCCGCAGCGACGCCGACCTGCAGCGCCGCTTCGCACGTCTCGTCAGCGGTTATGTACTGGACGACACCCCGGCGCTCAGCTTTGCCGTTCATCATATTGTCCGCTGCAGCGAATGGCCGATGACGCGCTGGTACAAGGCCCTTGATGCCGATGCAGCAACCTACCCCACCCTTCGCCCCATGCTGGCCTATCTGAAAGCCCGCCAGCAGCATATCTGCACCGCGCTGGGGGTAACGCCGCCTGACAGCATCGACAGGCTGTCAGCGCCGCTTATTCCGACCTTCGTGCTGAGCGGCACGTTGGACCCTGTGACACCTGCAAACAGCGTTGAGAATGCCTTTTCAGGCGATCCGATGGTGCAGCGCCGCCTCTATGAAAATGCAGGGCACGTGGTGCAGCTTGCCGCCGATTGCGTGCTTGATGATATCGACGCCTTTTTCCAGAACCCGAAAGGGCAAGCTCCATCCAGCTGCAAGCGCGATAACCTGCAGATACCCTTCTTCCAGCCGATTTCGGTGCGCTAG
- the gyrA gene encoding DNA gyrase subunit A, producing MSDTTPIEPQGRDIFPITIEEEMKSSYLDYAMSVIVSRALPDVRDGLKPVHRRILYSMHENGFEWNKPYRKSARIVGDVMGKYHPHGDSAIYDALVRMAQDFSMRVTLIDGQGNFGSMDGDGAAAMRYTEARMDKISSMILADIDKDTVNFQPNYDESEHEPQVLPARFPNILVNGGAGIAVGMATNIPPHNLTEVINGVLALIEDPEIDDLGLMEYVKGPDFPTGGIILGAGGIRSAYETGRGSITIRSRTHIEEIRKDREAIVITEIPYQVNKASMIEKIAECVQGKRIEGISELRDESDREGVRVVVELKRDAVADVVLNQLYRFTPVQTSFGINMLALNGGKPEQMSLRTILKAFIDFREEVITRRTKFELNKARDRAHIMVGLVTAVANIDEVVATIRGASSPADAREKLMDRRWDATEIRPYLELINEVSHLNDDGTYQLSDAQVKAILELRLHRLTALGRDEIGGELEELAIKIREYLEILGSRVRLYEVLKLEIEAVRDEFGSDRKTEIDVLGGGAFDDEDLIAREDMVVTVTHTGYIKRVPLSTYRAQRRGGKGRSGMQTKDEDFLSKVFVANTHTPVLFFSNIGKVYKLKVWRLPLGTPQSKGKAVINLLPLAQGETIATILPLPEDENTWGDFNVMFATAQGNVRRNRLSDFANVLSNGKIAIRFDNDDDKLIGVETCTEDDDVLLAASGGRAIRFKATDVRLFVGRTATGVRGMKFGDGESIVSMCVINGTDADTEERDAYLKAADWKSEPSEPTLSADRMAQLKATEQFLLTVTDNGFGKRSSSHEYRLTNRGGQGIWNGPSDDRLRDQIGPVVAVFPITEEEQIMMVTDQGKLIRTPVHDVRIAARNTKGVTLFKVADDEHIVSVAKLLDSGEDEEEGGDTVEGAEGAPAMEEGGSEE from the coding sequence GTGAGCGACACTACGCCGATCGAGCCGCAAGGCCGGGACATCTTCCCGATCACCATCGAAGAGGAAATGAAAAGCTCGTACCTCGATTACGCCATGAGCGTGATCGTGTCGCGGGCCCTGCCGGACGTGCGCGACGGCCTGAAGCCGGTGCACCGCCGCATCCTCTATTCGATGCATGAAAACGGGTTCGAGTGGAACAAGCCGTACCGCAAGTCCGCCCGTATCGTCGGGGACGTGATGGGTAAATATCACCCGCACGGCGATAGCGCGATTTACGATGCCTTGGTGCGTATGGCGCAGGATTTCTCCATGCGCGTCACGCTCATCGACGGGCAGGGCAACTTCGGCTCGATGGACGGCGATGGTGCTGCCGCCATGCGTTACACCGAAGCCCGGATGGACAAGATTTCCTCGATGATCCTTGCCGATATTGACAAGGACACAGTTAATTTCCAGCCGAACTATGACGAAAGCGAGCATGAGCCCCAGGTTCTGCCGGCGCGCTTCCCGAATATCCTCGTCAATGGCGGCGCCGGTATCGCCGTCGGTATGGCGACAAACATTCCGCCGCACAACCTGACCGAAGTGATCAACGGCGTGCTGGCGCTGATCGAGGACCCCGAGATCGATGATCTCGGCCTTATGGAATATGTGAAGGGCCCCGATTTCCCGACGGGCGGCATCATCCTTGGCGCGGGCGGCATCCGCTCGGCTTACGAGACCGGCCGCGGCTCCATCACCATCCGCAGCCGCACCCATATCGAGGAAATCCGCAAGGACCGCGAAGCCATTGTCATCACCGAGATTCCGTATCAGGTGAACAAGGCCTCGATGATCGAAAAGATTGCCGAGTGCGTGCAAGGCAAACGGATCGAAGGCATTTCGGAACTGCGCGATGAATCCGACCGCGAAGGCGTTCGCGTTGTTGTGGAACTGAAGCGCGATGCCGTCGCTGACGTGGTGCTGAACCAGCTCTATCGTTTCACGCCGGTGCAAACGAGCTTCGGCATCAACATGCTGGCGCTGAATGGCGGCAAGCCAGAGCAGATGAGCCTTCGGACCATCCTGAAGGCCTTCATCGACTTCCGCGAGGAAGTGATCACCCGCCGCACCAAGTTCGAGCTGAACAAGGCCCGCGACCGCGCCCATATCATGGTCGGCCTCGTGACGGCGGTTGCCAATATCGATGAGGTCGTGGCCACGATCCGCGGTGCTTCGTCGCCGGCGGATGCCCGCGAAAAGCTGATGGATCGGCGCTGGGACGCGACTGAAATCCGGCCGTATCTGGAGCTGATCAACGAGGTTAGCCACCTCAATGATGATGGCACCTACCAGCTGTCGGACGCGCAGGTTAAAGCCATTCTCGAGCTGCGCCTGCACCGCCTGACCGCACTCGGCCGCGACGAAATCGGCGGCGAGCTTGAAGAGCTGGCCATCAAGATCCGTGAATATCTCGAAATTCTTGGCTCGCGCGTTCGCCTCTATGAAGTGCTGAAGCTGGAGATCGAGGCCGTTCGCGATGAATTCGGCAGTGACCGCAAGACCGAGATCGATGTTCTGGGTGGTGGTGCCTTCGACGACGAAGACCTGATCGCTCGGGAAGACATGGTCGTGACCGTGACCCACACCGGCTATATCAAGCGCGTGCCGCTTTCCACCTACCGGGCGCAGCGTCGTGGTGGCAAGGGCCGTTCGGGCATGCAAACGAAGGACGAGGATTTCCTCTCAAAGGTGTTTGTGGCCAATACCCATACGCCGGTTCTGTTCTTCTCGAACATCGGCAAGGTTTACAAGCTGAAGGTCTGGCGCCTGCCGCTCGGTACGCCGCAGTCCAAAGGCAAAGCGGTGATCAATCTGTTGCCGCTCGCGCAGGGCGAGACCATCGCGACCATCCTGCCGCTGCCGGAAGATGAAAACACCTGGGGCGACTTCAACGTGATGTTCGCCACCGCACAGGGTAACGTGCGTCGCAACCGCCTGTCGGACTTCGCAAACGTGCTCTCGAACGGCAAGATCGCCATCCGCTTTGATAACGATGACGACAAGCTCATCGGCGTTGAAACCTGCACTGAGGATGACGACGTGCTGCTGGCGGCTTCCGGCGGCCGCGCGATCCGCTTCAAGGCAACCGATGTTCGCCTGTTCGTTGGCCGCACCGCCACGGGCGTGCGCGGCATGAAGTTCGGTGACGGCGAATCCATCGTTTCCATGTGCGTGATCAACGGCACAGACGCCGATACCGAGGAACGCGACGCTTACCTCAAAGCAGCTGACTGGAAATCGGAACCATCCGAGCCGACCCTTTCGGCTGACCGCATGGCGCAGCTGAAGGCGACCGAGCAGTTCCTGCTGACGGTTACCGACAATGGCTTCGGCAAGCGCTCCTCGAGCCATGAATACCGCCTGACCAACCGTGGTGGGCAGGGCATCTGGAACGGCCCGTCGGATGATCGCCTGCGTGACCAGATCGGCCCGGTTGTTGCCGTCTTCCCGATTACGGAAGAAGAGCAGATCATGATGGTGACAGATCAGGGCAAACTGATCCGCACCCCTGTGCATGATGTGCGCATCGCCGCCCGTAATACCAAGGGTGTCACGCTCTTCAAGGTGGCGGATGACGAGCATATCGTCTCGGTCGCCAAGCTCCTCGATAGCGGTGAGGACGAGGAAGAAGGCGGCGATACAGTGGAAGGCGCTGAAGGCGCACCCGCTATGGAAGAAGGTGGCTCGGAAGAATAA
- a CDS encoding peptidylprolyl isomerase: MKPFLYALMMMVGLMTSEVAAEAQDLENTLYLDLDTGGRVVIATRPDLAPNHVTRIKELVRQGFYDGTVFHRVIAGFMAQGGDPTGTGMGGSGEKIPAEFSGAPHLRGTVSMARATEPDSADSQFFICFTRVAHLDHQYTVWGRVVSGMEFVDQIAVGEPPRNPSKIVKMQVAADVKE, from the coding sequence ATGAAACCTTTCCTTTATGCCCTGATGATGATGGTGGGACTGATGACCAGTGAAGTTGCCGCAGAAGCGCAAGACCTTGAAAATACCCTGTATCTGGACCTCGATACCGGCGGCCGTGTGGTGATTGCCACGCGCCCCGATCTGGCCCCCAACCATGTTACCCGCATCAAGGAACTGGTGCGCCAGGGCTTTTACGATGGCACGGTCTTCCACCGCGTCATCGCTGGTTTCATGGCGCAAGGCGGCGATCCGACCGGCACCGGCATGGGCGGCTCGGGCGAGAAAATCCCCGCCGAGTTTTCGGGCGCGCCCCATCTGCGCGGCACCGTATCGATGGCACGCGCAACCGAACCGGATAGCGCCGACAGCCAGTTCTTCATCTGCTTCACCCGTGTGGCCCATCTCGACCACCAGTACACCGTCTGGGGACGTGTCGTTTCCGGCATGGAGTTCGTGGACCAGATCGCCGTGGGCGAGCCGCCGCGCAACCCCAGCAAGATCGTGAAGATGCAGGTGGCAGCGGACGTGAAGGAATAA
- a CDS encoding lytic murein transglycosylase, which translates to MQSFKGLAAALMLATTMSAPSLGNDSAEAKTPAQDPAFTEWLAGVRSEALSRGIGEATLDNVLPGISPIERVIKSDKAQPEFKETYATYLQKRVSDWRKTKGGEMVVEHADALAAAQGKYGVQGRVIAAIWGIETNYGTIPLTYSAFDTIATLAYDKRRADRFRRELFAALEIVDRGYADLDEMKSSWAGALGQPQFMPEAYLRFAVDMDGDGHRNIWTSHADVFGSIAHYLNMNGWKGNETWGRPVRLPKKGGADLVGQQADGVTPPAHCKAYKTLGGWRSLADWQAAGIRRLSGDDLPAVDIAAALVVGDEEDDQAYLVYGNFCSIMRYNPAFRYALAVGLLSDTFK; encoded by the coding sequence ATGCAGAGTTTCAAAGGTCTGGCCGCGGCCCTCATGCTGGCAACCACCATGAGTGCTCCGTCGCTGGGCAACGACTCTGCCGAGGCCAAAACGCCCGCTCAGGATCCCGCTTTCACCGAATGGCTTGCCGGCGTGCGCAGCGAAGCGCTGTCGCGCGGTATTGGCGAGGCCACGCTTGATAATGTGCTGCCTGGCATCAGCCCCATCGAGCGGGTGATCAAAAGCGACAAGGCCCAGCCCGAATTCAAGGAAACCTACGCCACCTATCTTCAGAAGCGCGTCTCCGACTGGCGCAAGACGAAGGGAGGTGAGATGGTTGTCGAACATGCCGACGCTCTAGCTGCGGCCCAAGGCAAATACGGCGTGCAGGGCAGGGTGATCGCTGCCATCTGGGGGATCGAGACCAATTACGGCACGATCCCGCTCACTTATTCAGCGTTCGATACGATTGCGACCCTCGCCTATGACAAGCGCCGGGCCGACCGTTTCCGCCGTGAACTGTTTGCTGCTCTCGAGATTGTCGACCGTGGCTATGCCGACCTCGACGAGATGAAAAGCAGCTGGGCTGGTGCCCTTGGCCAGCCGCAATTCATGCCGGAAGCCTATCTGCGCTTCGCCGTGGATATGGACGGCGACGGCCACCGCAATATCTGGACATCGCACGCCGATGTTTTCGGCTCCATTGCCCATTATCTGAACATGAATGGCTGGAAGGGGAACGAGACCTGGGGTCGCCCTGTGCGTCTGCCCAAAAAGGGTGGCGCTGATCTGGTTGGCCAGCAGGCTGATGGCGTGACCCCGCCCGCGCACTGCAAGGCCTACAAGACGCTGGGTGGCTGGCGTTCGCTTGCTGACTGGCAGGCAGCCGGTATCCGCCGTCTTTCGGGCGATGACCTGCCTGCCGTCGATATCGCTGCAGCACTTGTGGTGGGTGACGAGGAAGACGATCAGGCCTATCTGGTTTATGGCAACTTTTGCTCGATCATGCGGTACAATCCCGCATTCCGTTATGCGCTTGCTGTCGGGCTTCTGTCCGACACGTTCAAATAG
- a CDS encoding LysE family translocator, translating to MVDPLLFTGFLAATALLVLSPGPIVSMIIAETLGRSSRHGLAVALGAGVVLVLFQIIYIAGFSAVLMALPDWGFTAIRYGGVILLAHMAVQMLRSKGNVTIGEAPDKTPAQAFRHAMLLSATNPKAILFFAAFYPQFISRDLPLTPQLIVMGFGFLIVAVGGDCTWVAASSYARTWLVKKGGARFVTRLAGGVLLCGALLLLLINPA from the coding sequence TTGGTTGACCCCCTGCTTTTCACCGGCTTTCTGGCCGCGACGGCCCTGCTTGTGCTGTCGCCCGGCCCGATTGTCAGCATGATCATCGCCGAAACGCTTGGCCGCTCCAGCCGCCACGGGCTTGCCGTCGCACTGGGGGCCGGCGTTGTGCTTGTGCTGTTCCAGATCATCTATATCGCCGGCTTTTCCGCCGTGCTGATGGCCCTGCCCGACTGGGGCTTCACCGCAATCCGTTACGGCGGGGTCATTCTGCTTGCCCATATGGCGGTGCAGATGCTGCGCTCCAAAGGCAATGTCACCATCGGCGAAGCGCCGGACAAAACACCCGCGCAGGCCTTTCGCCATGCCATGCTGCTCTCTGCGACCAACCCGAAAGCGATCCTCTTTTTCGCGGCCTTCTATCCGCAGTTCATCAGTCGGGACCTGCCGCTGACCCCGCAGCTTATCGTCATGGGCTTCGGCTTCCTGATCGTCGCCGTCGGCGGTGATTGCACCTGGGTCGCCGCATCAAGCTATGCTCGGACATGGCTTGTGAAAAAGGGCGGCGCCCGTTTTGTCACCCGGCTGGCGGGCGGCGTGCTTCTGTGCGGGGCGCTTCTACTGCTGCTCATCAACCCTGCATAA
- the coaD gene encoding pantetheine-phosphate adenylyltransferase, with product MERIGVYPGTFDPITKGHIDIIRRSLTLVDRLIIGVATNPSKDPMFTLEERVAMVLREAGPLAEKAQVAFEVVQFDELLMHFAERMNANIIIRGLRAVADFEYEFQMTGMNYQINPSIETVFLMADPRYQTIASKLVKEVAIYGGKIDAFVPPLVAEAVRTKVDKP from the coding sequence ATAGAACGCATCGGCGTTTACCCGGGCACCTTCGACCCGATCACCAAAGGACATATCGATATCATCCGCCGCAGCCTGACGCTGGTAGACCGGCTGATCATCGGTGTGGCAACGAACCCGAGCAAGGATCCCATGTTCACGCTGGAAGAGCGTGTGGCAATGGTGTTGCGGGAAGCTGGTCCGCTGGCCGAAAAGGCGCAGGTCGCCTTTGAGGTCGTGCAGTTCGATGAACTTCTGATGCACTTTGCCGAGCGGATGAATGCCAATATCATCATCCGCGGTCTGCGCGCCGTGGCGGACTTTGAATATGAATTCCAGATGACCGGGATGAACTATCAGATCAACCCGTCTATCGAAACAGTGTTCCTGATGGCCGATCCGCGCTATCAGACGATTGCATCGAAGCTCGTGAAAGAAGTCGCCATCTATGGCGGCAAGATCGATGCCTTCGTGCCGCCCCTTGTGGCTGAAGCCGTGCGGACGAAAGTCGATAAACCTTAA
- the tgt gene encoding tRNA guanosine(34) transglycosylase Tgt, with translation MTERERFRFDVHATDGAARTGTIHMKRGDIRTPAFMPVGTAGTVKAMMPENVRATGADILLGNTYHLMLRPTPERVDRLGGLHKFMNWDRPILTDSGGFQVMSLAELRKMSEEGVTFQSHLDGSKILLTPERSMEIQRLLGSDIVMCFDECTPFPATYEQTRSSMELSMRWAKRSRDGFNSGEAHAARSALFGIVQGGVYEDLRFQSIDALTDIGFDGYAVGGLAVGEGQEEMFRVLDFTMPKMPKHTPRYLMGVGKPDDIVGAVERGIDMFDCVLPTRSGRTGQAFTPYGPINMKNARHKDDPRPIVEGCACAACTSYSRAYVHHLIRAGEILGAMLLTWHNLQFYQDMMAGLRAAISEGRLTEHANRFRADYVRGDIEPI, from the coding sequence ATGACCGAACGCGAACGCTTCAGATTTGATGTGCATGCCACCGATGGGGCGGCGCGCACCGGCACCATCCATATGAAACGCGGCGACATTCGCACGCCCGCCTTCATGCCGGTTGGCACGGCCGGAACGGTGAAGGCGATGATGCCCGAAAATGTCCGCGCGACGGGGGCTGACATCCTTCTCGGCAATACCTATCACCTGATGCTGCGCCCGACGCCCGAGCGCGTTGACCGGCTGGGCGGGCTCCATAAATTCATGAACTGGGACCGGCCGATCCTCACCGATTCCGGCGGCTTTCAGGTCATGTCGCTCGCCGAGCTTCGCAAGATGAGCGAGGAGGGAGTCACCTTCCAGTCGCATCTTGATGGCAGCAAGATCCTGCTCACCCCTGAACGCTCGATGGAAATCCAGCGGCTGCTGGGTTCGGATATCGTGATGTGCTTTGACGAATGCACGCCGTTCCCGGCGACTTACGAGCAGACCCGGTCTTCGATGGAGCTTTCCATGCGCTGGGCCAAACGATCGCGGGATGGCTTCAACAGCGGTGAGGCGCATGCCGCGCGTTCGGCCCTGTTCGGTATTGTGCAGGGCGGCGTCTATGAAGACCTGCGCTTCCAGTCGATCGATGCGCTGACTGATATCGGGTTCGATGGCTATGCGGTAGGTGGTCTTGCGGTGGGCGAAGGGCAGGAAGAGATGTTCCGCGTCCTCGATTTCACCATGCCGAAGATGCCGAAGCATACGCCGCGCTACCTGATGGGGGTCGGCAAGCCTGACGATATTGTGGGTGCGGTCGAACGCGGGATCGACATGTTCGATTGCGTGCTGCCGACACGGTCTGGCCGCACGGGGCAGGCCTTCACGCCCTATGGTCCCATCAACATGAAGAATGCCCGCCACAAGGACGATCCGCGCCCGATTGTTGAAGGCTGCGCGTGCGCGGCCTGCACCAGCTATAGCCGCGCCTATGTGCATCACCTGATCCGCGCGGGCGAAATCCTCGGCGCCATGCTGCTGACCTGGCATAACCTGCAGTTCTATCAGGATATGATGGCGGGCCTGCGCGCGGCCATTTCGGAAGGCCGGCTCACCGAGCATGCAAACCGGTTCCGCGCTGACTATGTGCGCGGCGATATCGAGCCTATCTAG